The proteins below come from a single Agromyces flavus genomic window:
- a CDS encoding bifunctional phosphopantothenoylcysteine decarboxylase/phosphopantothenate synthase produces MALNIVVGITGGIAAYKAVSVVRSLVLAGHDVHVVPTESALRFVGRPTLEAISRNPVQTDLFVGVAEVRHVAIGQAADLIVIAPATANSIAKLAAGLADDLLGNTVLASEAPVVIAPAMHTEMWRHPATQANIATLRDRGVTIVGPAVGQLTGTDSGPGRLEEPDVIVAAALDVARRHGLEASASGVAPAAAPDAASPAHPQDLAGRRIVVSAGGTREPLDPVRFLGNRSSGRQGVAIAEAAAARGAEVTLVAANLEVPDPGGCRVRAVSTALELRDAMTEAVAGADVVVMAAAVADYRPATVSEAKIKKVDGRDHMTLELVRNPDILAGLGASPHDGTLLVGFAAETEADPVRLLELGRAKRRAKGADLLVVNRVGWTQGFAADENAVTIIGPADEVVAEASGTKMSVAHGILDVVAARLPDGDEPDPTTKEPHPA; encoded by the coding sequence ATGGCGCTGAACATCGTCGTCGGCATCACCGGCGGCATCGCGGCGTACAAGGCCGTGTCGGTCGTGCGTTCGCTCGTCCTCGCCGGTCACGACGTCCACGTCGTGCCCACCGAGTCGGCGCTCCGATTCGTCGGCCGGCCCACGCTCGAGGCGATCTCGCGCAACCCGGTGCAGACCGACCTCTTCGTGGGCGTCGCCGAGGTGCGCCACGTCGCCATCGGCCAGGCCGCCGACCTCATCGTGATCGCCCCGGCGACCGCGAACAGCATCGCGAAGCTCGCCGCGGGACTGGCCGACGACCTGCTGGGCAACACCGTCCTCGCGAGCGAGGCGCCCGTCGTGATCGCCCCGGCGATGCACACCGAGATGTGGCGCCATCCGGCCACCCAGGCGAACATCGCGACCCTGCGCGACCGCGGGGTGACGATCGTCGGCCCCGCCGTCGGCCAGCTGACTGGCACCGACAGCGGGCCCGGGCGGCTCGAGGAGCCCGACGTGATCGTCGCCGCGGCGCTCGACGTCGCCCGCCGCCACGGCCTCGAGGCGAGCGCTTCCGGAGTCGCGCCGGCCGCGGCTCCCGATGCCGCGAGCCCGGCACATCCGCAGGACCTCGCCGGCCGACGCATCGTCGTCTCCGCAGGCGGCACGCGCGAACCGCTCGACCCGGTGCGCTTCCTCGGCAACCGCTCGAGCGGACGGCAGGGCGTGGCGATCGCCGAGGCCGCCGCCGCACGCGGCGCCGAGGTCACGCTGGTCGCCGCGAACCTCGAGGTCCCCGATCCGGGCGGATGCCGCGTCCGCGCGGTGTCGACGGCCCTCGAGCTTCGCGACGCGATGACCGAGGCCGTCGCCGGCGCCGATGTCGTCGTGATGGCCGCGGCCGTCGCCGACTACCGGCCGGCGACGGTGAGCGAGGCCAAGATCAAGAAGGTCGACGGCCGCGACCACATGACGCTCGAGCTGGTCCGCAACCCCGACATCCTCGCGGGCCTGGGGGCGTCTCCGCACGACGGCACGCTGCTCGTCGGCTTCGCGGCCGAGACCGAGGCCGACCCGGTGCGCCTGCTCGAGCTCGGCCGTGCCAAGCGCCGGGCGAAGGGCGCCGACCTCCTCGTGGTCAATCGGGTGGGGTGGACGCAGGGCTTCGCCGCCGACGAGAACGCCGTGACGATCATCGGGCCCGCCGACGAGGTCGTCGCCGAGGCATCCGGAACCAAGATGTCGGTGGCGCACGGCATCCTCGACGTCGTCGCCGCCCGGCTTCCCGATGGCGACGAGCCCGACCCCACGACGAAGGAACCCCACCCCGCATGA
- the metK gene encoding methionine adenosyltransferase has translation MSALRQFTSESVTEGHPDKICDQVSDAILDALLAVDPQARVAVETLVTTGLVHVAGEVSTSGYVEIPAIVRDRITSIGYDSSDVWFDGRSCGVSVSIGGQSPDIAQGVDHAYESREGASIDELDRQGAGDQGIMFGYAVRETPELMPVPIWLAHRLAERLARVRKDGELDYLRPDGKTQVTIGYDGQTARTIETVVLSTQHAPSVSTEQLRAEVEELVIRPVLDTVELSRHDLKVLINPTGRFEIGGPQGDAGLTGRKIIIDTYGGASRHGGGAFSGKDPSKVDRSAAYAMRWVAKNAVAAGLADRLELQVAYAIGAAAPVGLYVETFGTAKLPDERIIGAIREVFDLRPAAIIRDLDLLRPIYADTATYGHFGRELPAFTWERLDRVDDLRAAAGL, from the coding sequence ATGAGCGCACTGCGCCAGTTCACCTCGGAGTCCGTCACCGAGGGTCATCCCGACAAGATCTGCGACCAGGTCTCCGACGCGATCCTCGATGCGCTGCTCGCCGTCGACCCGCAGGCGCGCGTCGCGGTCGAAACGCTCGTCACGACCGGGCTCGTGCACGTCGCCGGCGAGGTGTCGACCTCGGGGTACGTCGAGATCCCCGCGATCGTGCGCGACCGCATCACGTCCATCGGCTACGACTCGTCCGACGTGTGGTTCGACGGGCGCTCGTGCGGCGTCTCGGTCTCGATCGGCGGGCAGTCGCCCGACATCGCGCAGGGCGTCGATCACGCGTACGAGTCCCGCGAGGGCGCGAGCATCGACGAGCTCGACCGACAGGGCGCGGGCGACCAGGGCATCATGTTCGGCTACGCGGTCCGCGAGACGCCCGAGCTCATGCCGGTGCCCATCTGGCTCGCGCATCGCCTCGCCGAGCGGCTCGCACGGGTTCGCAAGGACGGCGAGCTCGACTACCTGCGTCCCGACGGCAAGACCCAGGTCACGATCGGCTACGACGGGCAGACCGCCCGCACGATCGAGACCGTGGTGCTCTCCACGCAGCACGCCCCGAGCGTGTCGACCGAGCAGCTGCGCGCCGAGGTCGAGGAACTCGTGATCCGTCCGGTCCTCGACACCGTCGAGCTGTCGCGTCACGACCTCAAGGTCCTGATCAACCCGACCGGCCGCTTCGAGATCGGCGGCCCGCAGGGCGACGCCGGGCTCACCGGCCGCAAGATCATCATCGACACCTACGGCGGTGCGAGCCGGCACGGCGGCGGCGCCTTCAGCGGCAAGGACCCGTCGAAGGTCGACCGCTCGGCCGCATACGCGATGCGCTGGGTCGCGAAGAACGCCGTGGCCGCGGGCCTGGCCGACCGGCTCGAGCTGCAGGTCGCGTACGCGATCGGCGCCGCAGCCCCGGTCGGGCTCTACGTCGAGACCTTCGGGACCGCCAAGCTCCCCGACGAGCGCATCATCGGAGCGATCCGCGAGGTGTTCGACCTGCGTCCCGCCGCGATCATCCGCGACCTCGACCTCCTTCGGCCCATCTACGCCGACACGGCGACCTACGGTCACTTCGGCCGTGAGCTGCCCGCCTTCACGTGGGAGCGGCTCGACCGCGTCGACGACCTCCGCGCGGCCGCCGGGCTCTGA
- a CDS encoding primosomal protein N' family DNA-binding protein: protein MASGPVARVLVDSPLPQLDQLLDYRVPARLADAVSAGVRVRVPLRTGGRIADAWVVELAGRSEFRGELSEVQDVVTDVPLLMPDVWRLARAAADRGAGNASDILRLAIPGRYVRAEKAWRADPGEPGALPASGRAIDGYEPGRVERGLAEGERMALHADPRTVRLPSGTWVGAWAVTLAEAAAHVLAHDRSSVIGVPDYRDQEQLQAALGELVDPRRVIRTDARQSGRDRYRAFLDATGEAARIVVGNRSTVYAPAARLGLIAVFDDGDGLQSEPLAPGVHARDAALIRQEQSDAALVFIAQTRSVEVQRLVEVGWVHDVPLRRGTRPRVVLTEQQPAPESGGARIPSAAWREAQEAIAQGPVLVQVARPGHAPMLVCDRCREPARCTACGGALAVPRSGGPASCVLCGTSANGWRCRICEGTRLRAAVVGASRTAEELGRAFPRSRVVVSDGERPLVRVDAEPKLVVATRGAEPIADGGYRSVLLLDGERMLLRESLRVAEDCLRWWSNAAALAAPGAPVFLVGVGGAIGTALATWTQPAWAAEELASRRALRFPPAVRMASVVSSRERLAEGLERIRGIGGVDVLGPAPVDDGLERAVVRFGYAQGAEVAAALKAEAIRAATERRRPVAGRRPGRPPTLRVRMDDPDLP, encoded by the coding sequence GTGGCCTCGGGGCCGGTCGCGAGGGTCCTCGTCGACTCGCCGCTGCCGCAGCTCGACCAGCTGCTCGACTACCGCGTCCCGGCTCGGCTCGCCGACGCGGTGTCGGCCGGCGTGCGCGTGCGCGTGCCGCTGCGAACGGGCGGCCGCATCGCCGACGCCTGGGTCGTCGAGCTCGCCGGGCGATCCGAGTTCCGCGGCGAGCTGAGCGAGGTCCAGGACGTCGTGACCGACGTGCCGCTGCTCATGCCCGACGTGTGGCGGCTCGCTCGCGCCGCTGCCGATCGCGGGGCGGGCAACGCGAGCGACATCCTCCGCCTCGCCATCCCGGGTCGCTATGTGCGCGCCGAGAAGGCGTGGCGCGCCGATCCCGGCGAACCCGGCGCGCTGCCGGCGTCGGGTCGGGCGATCGACGGCTACGAGCCGGGCCGCGTCGAGCGGGGGCTCGCCGAGGGCGAGCGGATGGCGCTGCACGCCGACCCCCGCACCGTCCGGCTTCCCTCGGGCACCTGGGTCGGCGCGTGGGCCGTGACCCTCGCCGAGGCGGCCGCACACGTCCTCGCGCACGACCGGTCGTCGGTCATCGGCGTTCCCGACTACCGCGACCAGGAGCAGCTCCAGGCCGCGCTCGGCGAGCTGGTCGATCCGCGCCGGGTGATCCGTACCGACGCACGCCAGTCCGGTCGCGACCGCTACCGTGCGTTCCTTGACGCCACGGGCGAGGCCGCACGCATCGTCGTCGGCAATCGCTCCACGGTGTACGCGCCTGCCGCCCGACTCGGCCTCATCGCAGTGTTCGACGACGGCGACGGGCTGCAGTCCGAGCCGCTCGCCCCGGGCGTGCACGCGCGCGACGCGGCGCTCATCCGGCAGGAGCAGAGCGACGCCGCGCTGGTCTTCATCGCCCAGACCCGCAGCGTCGAAGTCCAGCGACTCGTCGAGGTCGGCTGGGTGCACGACGTGCCGCTCCGCCGGGGCACCCGTCCGCGAGTGGTGCTCACCGAGCAGCAGCCGGCCCCCGAGAGCGGCGGCGCGCGCATCCCGTCCGCGGCGTGGCGCGAGGCGCAGGAGGCCATCGCCCAGGGTCCGGTGCTCGTGCAGGTGGCGCGGCCCGGCCACGCGCCGATGCTCGTGTGCGATCGGTGCCGCGAGCCCGCGCGGTGCACGGCCTGCGGGGGCGCGCTGGCCGTTCCGCGCTCGGGCGGCCCCGCATCGTGCGTGCTGTGCGGCACGAGCGCGAACGGGTGGCGATGCCGCATCTGCGAGGGCACGCGGCTGCGAGCCGCGGTCGTCGGCGCGAGTCGCACGGCCGAGGAGCTCGGACGCGCCTTCCCGCGGTCGCGGGTCGTCGTTTCCGACGGCGAGCGACCGCTCGTGCGGGTCGACGCCGAGCCGAAGCTCGTCGTCGCGACGCGCGGCGCGGAGCCCATCGCCGACGGCGGCTACCGTTCGGTGCTGCTGCTCGACGGGGAGCGCATGCTGCTGCGCGAGTCGCTGCGGGTGGCCGAGGACTGCCTGCGCTGGTGGTCGAACGCCGCGGCGCTCGCAGCGCCCGGCGCCCCCGTGTTCCTCGTCGGCGTGGGCGGAGCGATCGGCACCGCGCTGGCGACCTGGACGCAGCCGGCGTGGGCAGCCGAGGAGCTTGCGAGCCGCCGGGCGCTGCGGTTCCCGCCGGCCGTGCGCATGGCGTCGGTCGTGTCCAGCCGTGAACGGCTCGCCGAGGGCCTCGAGCGCATCCGCGGAATCGGCGGGGTCGACGTGCTGGGACCTGCGCCGGTCGACGACGGCCTCGAACGGGCGGTCGTCCGATTCGGCTATGCCCAGGGGGCCGAGGTCGCCGCCGCGTTGAAGGCCGAGGCGATCCGCGCCGCGACCGAGCGTCGCCGGCCTGTGGCGGGTCGTCGCCCCGGTCGTCCGCCCACGCTGCGCGTGCGAATGGACGATCCCGACCTGCCATGA
- the fmt gene encoding methionyl-tRNA formyltransferase → MTGWDDGVVPQLRIVFAGTPAAAVPTLDRLAESPHEVVGVVTRPPAPTGRKRVLTPSPVAQAAERLGIPVIDARRLDADATARITALRPDLGVIVAYGGLVREPLLSTPRHGWINLHFSALPAWRGAAPVQHALIAGDDELGASVFRLVPELDAGDVYAMRTRPVAPGETAGLALESLAASGADLVAEVVEGIADRTAVAVPQEGEATFAPKLAIEDARLDWQRPTAEVDARYRGVTPEPGAFTEVEGVRVKVLDAAPAHPVPAADDPRLAPGELRLVARRVLAGTGDGAIELRRVQPAGRTAMAAADWWRGLGVDRAEAR, encoded by the coding sequence ATGACCGGCTGGGATGATGGGGTGGTGCCCCAGCTCCGGATCGTGTTCGCGGGAACGCCCGCCGCCGCCGTGCCCACCCTCGACCGCCTCGCCGAATCTCCGCACGAGGTCGTCGGCGTCGTGACCCGCCCGCCGGCGCCGACGGGTCGCAAGCGCGTGCTCACGCCCTCGCCGGTCGCACAGGCCGCCGAACGGCTCGGGATCCCGGTCATCGACGCGCGTCGGCTCGACGCCGACGCGACCGCGCGGATCACGGCACTGCGTCCAGATCTCGGCGTGATCGTCGCCTACGGCGGGCTGGTGCGCGAGCCGCTCCTCTCGACGCCCCGGCACGGATGGATCAACCTGCACTTCTCGGCGCTGCCGGCGTGGCGCGGTGCGGCGCCCGTGCAGCACGCCCTCATCGCGGGCGACGACGAATTGGGGGCGAGTGTGTTCCGCCTCGTGCCCGAGCTCGACGCCGGCGACGTGTACGCGATGCGCACGCGGCCGGTCGCCCCGGGTGAGACGGCCGGGCTCGCGCTCGAGTCGCTCGCGGCATCCGGGGCCGACCTGGTCGCCGAGGTGGTCGAGGGGATCGCCGACCGCACCGCGGTGGCCGTGCCGCAGGAGGGCGAGGCGACGTTCGCGCCGAAGCTCGCGATCGAGGATGCGCGGCTCGACTGGCAGCGGCCGACCGCCGAGGTCGATGCGCGGTACCGCGGCGTGACGCCCGAGCCGGGCGCATTCACCGAGGTCGAGGGGGTTCGGGTGAAGGTGCTCGACGCGGCTCCGGCGCATCCGGTGCCCGCCGCAGACGACCCTCGGCTCGCGCCCGGCGAGCTCCGGCTGGTCGCCCGACGCGTGCTCGCGGGCACCGGTGACGGCGCGATCGAACTCCGGCGCGTGCAGCCCGCGGGCCGCACCGCGATGGCGGCCGCCGATTGGTGGCGCGGCCTCGGCGTCGATCGGGCGGAGGCCCGGTGA
- a CDS encoding RsmB/NOP family class I SAM-dependent RNA methyltransferase, with the protein MTDGGGRDEAKRSGARGKRPQGRGGRPDTISRARQVAYDVIEAVRDSDAYANLLLPARIRRAGLSEADAAFATELTYGTLRRQGYYDAVIALAAGRPIDAIDPGVLDVLRLGAHQLLATRVATHAAVNESVALARRVQPKAAGFVNAVLRTVSRREADRWRELVAAEAGSPDQALAAVHSHPLWVVRALRTALDREGRADELVELLEADNASPRVNLVALPGLVDDPAALGDPDRYSPVGSTADQPLRVVEQHAGRVRVQDEGSQLAALALSRSMPVRTGERWLDLCAGPGGKTALLAAEALAGGATLVANEVVPSRAELVRRAVAPVPLDVPVREGDGRELDPGELGAPGGFDRILLDAPCTGLGALRRRPEARWRKSPADVPELTALQGELADAAFRALAPGGVLAYVTCSPHAAETHGTLGRALERWGADAEQLDTASVVQGLSRHPLDLAGDGRTVQLWPHRHGTDAMFIALLRRR; encoded by the coding sequence GTGACCGACGGCGGCGGGCGCGACGAAGCCAAGCGCAGCGGCGCGCGCGGGAAGAGGCCGCAGGGCCGTGGCGGCCGTCCCGACACGATCTCGCGGGCACGACAGGTCGCCTACGACGTGATCGAGGCCGTCCGGGATTCCGACGCGTACGCCAACCTGCTCCTCCCGGCGCGGATCCGCCGCGCCGGGCTGTCGGAGGCCGACGCCGCGTTCGCGACCGAACTGACCTACGGCACGCTCCGACGTCAGGGGTACTACGACGCGGTGATCGCCCTCGCCGCCGGTCGACCGATCGACGCGATCGACCCGGGCGTGCTCGACGTGCTCCGGCTCGGCGCACACCAGCTCCTCGCCACGCGGGTGGCCACGCACGCCGCGGTGAACGAGTCGGTCGCGCTGGCGCGGCGCGTCCAGCCGAAGGCGGCCGGCTTCGTCAACGCCGTGCTCAGGACCGTGTCGCGTCGCGAGGCCGACCGGTGGCGCGAGCTCGTCGCCGCTGAGGCCGGCTCGCCCGACCAGGCGCTCGCCGCAGTGCACTCGCACCCGCTGTGGGTCGTCCGGGCGCTCCGCACGGCGCTCGATCGCGAAGGCCGTGCCGACGAGCTGGTCGAGCTGCTCGAGGCCGACAACGCGTCGCCGCGCGTGAACCTCGTCGCGCTGCCCGGCCTGGTCGACGATCCGGCCGCGCTCGGCGACCCCGATCGATACTCGCCGGTCGGGTCGACCGCCGACCAGCCGCTCCGCGTCGTCGAGCAGCACGCGGGTCGCGTGCGCGTGCAGGACGAGGGCTCGCAGCTCGCCGCGCTGGCGCTCAGTCGTTCCATGCCGGTGCGCACGGGAGAGCGGTGGCTCGACCTCTGCGCGGGTCCGGGCGGGAAGACCGCGCTGCTGGCGGCCGAGGCGCTCGCGGGCGGCGCGACACTCGTGGCCAACGAGGTCGTCCCCTCTCGCGCCGAGCTCGTGCGACGCGCGGTCGCACCCGTCCCGCTCGACGTGCCGGTCCGCGAAGGCGACGGCCGCGAGCTCGACCCCGGCGAACTCGGCGCCCCGGGCGGGTTCGACCGCATCCTGCTCGATGCGCCGTGCACGGGGCTCGGAGCGCTGCGTCGCCGCCCCGAGGCGCGCTGGCGGAAGTCGCCGGCCGACGTCCCCGAGCTCACGGCCCTGCAGGGCGAGCTGGCGGATGCCGCGTTCCGCGCCTTGGCGCCCGGCGGCGTGCTGGCCTACGTCACGTGCTCGCCGCACGCGGCGGAGACGCACGGCACGCTCGGCCGGGCCCTCGAGCGCTGGGGAGCCGACGCCGAGCAGCTCGACACCGCCTCCGTCGTGCAGGGGCTGTCGCGCCATCCGCTCGACCTCGCCGGCGACGGCCGCACCGTGCAGCTCTGGCCGCATCGGCACGGCACCGACGCCATGTTCATCGCGCTCCTGCGACGGCGCTGA
- the rpe gene encoding ribulose-phosphate 3-epimerase has translation MPMRINPSILAADFANLERELGRISSADLVHVDIMDNHFVPNLTFGLPMVERLQEVSPIPLDVHLMIDDPDRWAPGYAEAGAASVTFHVEAARDPIALARRLRDIGARAGIALKPGTPVDPYLDVLHEFDQVLVMTVEPGFGGQSFMPETMPKLRRVADAVTDAGLDVWLQVDGGISVDTIGVAAEAGANTFVAGSAVFRGVPEEQIELLRDAVASHPHAHR, from the coding sequence ATGCCCATGCGCATCAACCCGAGCATCCTGGCGGCCGACTTCGCGAACCTCGAGCGCGAGCTCGGGCGCATCTCGAGCGCCGACCTCGTGCACGTCGACATCATGGACAACCACTTCGTACCGAACCTCACGTTCGGACTGCCGATGGTCGAGCGCCTTCAGGAGGTCTCGCCGATCCCGCTCGACGTGCACCTCATGATCGACGACCCCGACCGCTGGGCGCCAGGGTACGCCGAGGCCGGCGCGGCATCCGTCACGTTCCACGTCGAGGCCGCACGCGACCCGATCGCCCTGGCACGCCGGCTCCGCGACATCGGCGCACGCGCGGGCATCGCGCTGAAGCCCGGGACGCCCGTCGACCCGTACCTCGACGTGCTGCACGAGTTCGACCAGGTGCTCGTCATGACCGTCGAACCGGGCTTCGGGGGGCAGTCGTTCATGCCCGAGACGATGCCGAAGCTGCGACGTGTCGCCGACGCCGTCACCGATGCGGGGCTCGACGTCTGGCTCCAGGTCGACGGCGGCATCTCCGTCGACACCATCGGCGTCGCCGCCGAGGCCGGCGCGAACACCTTCGTCGCCGGTTCGGCCGTGTTCCGCGGCGTGCCCGAGGAGCAGATCGAGCTGCTGCGCGACGCCGTGGCGTCGCACCCGCACGCGCATCGGTAG
- a CDS encoding phosphoribosyl-ATP diphosphatase: MKSFDDLFVELEDKARTRPDGSGTVRQLDAGVHAIGKKIVEEAAEVWMAAEYQSDAETAEEISQLLYHLQVLMLAKGLTPADVYRHL; this comes from the coding sequence GTGAAATCCTTCGACGACCTCTTCGTCGAGCTCGAGGACAAGGCCCGCACGCGCCCCGACGGCAGCGGCACCGTCCGGCAGCTCGATGCCGGCGTCCACGCCATCGGCAAGAAGATCGTCGAGGAGGCGGCCGAGGTCTGGATGGCCGCCGAGTACCAGAGCGACGCCGAGACGGCCGAGGAGATCTCGCAGCTGCTCTACCACCTCCAGGTCCTCATGCTCGCGAAGGGACTGACCCCGGCCGACGTGTACCGACATCTGTGA
- the hisG gene encoding ATP phosphoribosyltransferase, producing the protein MLRIAVPNKGSLAETAAQMLYEAGYTGRRDPKELIVADPRNGVEFFYLRPRDIATYVGSGALDVGITGRDLLLDSGSEAAEIAPLGFGESTFRFAGAPGAFTELADLEGVRVATSYPGLVGDFLARHGVTANLVKLDGAVESAVRLGVADAVADVVSTGSTLRKAGLDIFGPVILESDAVLIGSGVEKPGTQTLVRRLQGVLVARQYVLLDYDVPVAQLEAATEVAPGFESPTVSPLHDPEWVAVRVMIPRTEMNHVMDELYALGARAILVSAIHAARL; encoded by the coding sequence ATGCTCCGAATCGCCGTGCCCAACAAGGGCTCGCTCGCCGAGACCGCCGCGCAGATGCTCTACGAGGCCGGGTACACCGGTCGCCGCGACCCGAAGGAGCTGATCGTCGCCGATCCGCGCAACGGGGTCGAGTTCTTCTACCTCCGTCCGCGCGACATCGCGACCTACGTCGGCTCGGGCGCCCTCGACGTCGGCATCACGGGTCGTGACCTGCTGCTCGACTCCGGGTCCGAGGCGGCCGAGATCGCGCCGCTCGGATTCGGCGAGTCCACCTTCCGCTTCGCCGGGGCGCCCGGTGCGTTCACCGAGCTCGCCGACCTCGAGGGCGTGCGCGTGGCCACGAGCTACCCGGGGCTGGTGGGCGACTTCCTCGCCCGGCACGGGGTCACCGCCAACCTCGTCAAGCTCGACGGAGCGGTCGAGTCCGCCGTCCGGCTCGGCGTCGCGGATGCCGTCGCCGACGTCGTCTCGACCGGGTCGACGCTGCGCAAGGCCGGCCTCGACATCTTCGGCCCGGTCATCCTCGAGTCCGACGCGGTGCTCATCGGCTCCGGCGTCGAGAAGCCGGGCACGCAGACGCTCGTCCGACGCCTGCAGGGCGTGCTCGTCGCGCGGCAGTACGTGCTGCTCGACTACGACGTGCCGGTCGCGCAGCTCGAAGCCGCCACAGAGGTCGCGCCCGGCTTCGAGTCGCCGACGGTGTCGCCGTTGCACGATCCCGAATGGGTCGCAGTGCGGGTCATGATCCCGCGCACCGAGATGAACCACGTCATGGACGAGCTGTACGCCCTCGGCGCCCGAGCCATCCTCGTCAGCGCCATCCACGCGGCGCGACTGTAG
- the hisF gene encoding imidazole glycerol phosphate synthase subunit HisF produces the protein MSLAVRVIPCLDVAGGRVVKGVNFLNLRDAGDPVELAARYAEQGADELTFLDVTATVDDRSTTYDMVRQVAEQVFIPLTVGGGVRSAEDVARLLGHGADKIGVNSAAIARPQLIAEIADRFGAQVCVLSLDVTRSERTESGFVVTTHGGRTETHLDALEWARRAIELGAGELLVNSIDADGTKQGFDLELVRRMHEVSSVPVIASGGAGEAGHFAPAIAAGADAVLAASVFHNGELTIGDVKRALAADGRSVR, from the coding sequence ATGAGCCTCGCCGTCCGCGTGATCCCGTGCCTCGACGTGGCCGGTGGCCGCGTCGTCAAGGGCGTCAACTTCCTCAACCTCCGCGACGCCGGCGACCCCGTCGAGCTCGCGGCGCGGTACGCCGAGCAGGGGGCCGACGAGCTCACCTTCCTCGACGTGACGGCCACGGTCGACGACCGCTCGACGACCTACGACATGGTGCGGCAGGTGGCCGAGCAGGTGTTCATCCCGCTCACGGTCGGCGGCGGCGTCCGATCCGCTGAGGATGTCGCGCGGCTGCTCGGCCACGGCGCCGACAAGATCGGCGTGAACAGCGCCGCGATCGCGCGCCCCCAGCTCATCGCCGAGATCGCCGACCGGTTCGGCGCGCAGGTGTGCGTGCTCTCGCTCGACGTCACGCGCTCCGAGCGCACCGAGTCGGGCTTCGTCGTGACCACGCACGGCGGCCGAACCGAGACTCACCTGGATGCGCTCGAGTGGGCGCGCCGCGCGATCGAGCTCGGCGCCGGCGAACTGCTCGTCAACTCCATCGACGCCGACGGCACCAAGCAGGGCTTCGACCTCGAGCTCGTTCGACGCATGCACGAGGTCTCGTCGGTGCCCGTCATCGCGTCGGGCGGCGCCGGCGAGGCCGGGCACTTCGCCCCGGCGATCGCCGCCGGAGCCGACGCGGTGCTCGCGGCATCCGTGTTCCACAACGGCGAGCTGACGATCGGCGACGTCAAGCGCGCCCTCGCGGCCGACGGGAGGAGCGTGCGATGA
- the hisI gene encoding phosphoribosyl-AMP cyclohydrolase, which translates to MNGTGDEELEFTSDVWSPDATAVDRAAFNADGLLPAVIQQWDTGEVLMLGWMDREAMRRTLTEGRVTFWSRSRQEYWRKGDTSGHAQFVKAAALDCDADTLLVKVEQVGVACHTGTRTCFDGDPLPVLVASPDAPTDPDDPHGGAR; encoded by the coding sequence ATGAACGGCACGGGCGACGAGGAACTCGAGTTCACGAGCGACGTGTGGTCGCCGGATGCGACCGCGGTCGACCGTGCCGCGTTCAATGCCGACGGGCTGCTGCCCGCCGTCATCCAGCAGTGGGACACCGGCGAGGTGCTCATGCTCGGGTGGATGGATCGCGAGGCGATGCGGCGCACGCTCACCGAGGGGCGCGTCACGTTCTGGTCGCGCTCGCGGCAGGAGTACTGGCGCAAGGGCGACACGTCCGGCCACGCGCAGTTCGTGAAGGCCGCCGCCCTCGACTGCGACGCCGACACGCTGCTCGTGAAGGTCGAGCAGGTCGGGGTGGCGTGCCACACGGGAACGCGCACCTGCTTCGACGGCGACCCGCTGCCCGTCCTGGTCGCGAGCCCCGACGCCCCGACCGACCCCGACGACCCGCACGGAGGAGCACGATGA